From a single Nostoc edaphicum CCNP1411 genomic region:
- a CDS encoding Uma2 family endonuclease — protein MTQTLENAVNLPEEQRFFRHGLSWEQFKAIQASFENVPGVRLFYCEGILEIVSIGKPHEAIKCLIGLLLGQYFVEQGIEFFPSGSFSQVIPKILEYQADLSYCFGTDKPIPDLCIEVVITSGSPIKLQKYKLMGVPEVWFWEDGTIEVYCLREQEYEKVVNSELLAELDLSLLNRCLLLSSPLEAIREFRQDIQQ, from the coding sequence ATGACTCAAACGTTAGAAAATGCTGTTAACTTACCAGAAGAACAACGCTTTTTTCGACATGGGTTAAGTTGGGAACAGTTTAAAGCAATTCAAGCTAGCTTTGAAAATGTGCCAGGGGTGCGGTTGTTTTATTGTGAGGGAATTTTAGAAATTGTGAGTATTGGTAAGCCTCATGAGGCGATTAAGTGTTTAATTGGTTTGCTCTTGGGGCAGTATTTCGTGGAACAGGGTATTGAGTTTTTCCCCAGTGGGAGTTTTAGTCAGGTTATTCCTAAGATATTAGAATATCAAGCTGACTTATCTTATTGCTTTGGAACCGACAAACCTATACCAGACCTCTGTATTGAAGTAGTGATTACTAGCGGTAGTCCCATAAAATTACAGAAGTACAAATTAATGGGAGTCCCGGAAGTTTGGTTTTGGGAAGATGGCACAATTGAAGTCTACTGCTTACGAGAACAAGAATATGAGAAAGTTGTTAATAGTGAGTTGCTAGCAGAATTAGATTTATCTCTGCTCAATCGTTGTCTGTTGTTATCGTCTCCCTTAGAAGCGATTAGGGAATTTCGCCAAGATATTCAACAGTAA
- a CDS encoding Uma2 family endonuclease, whose protein sequence is MTQALPKLLTFNEFSEWYPNDGKRYELHKGVIVEMPPPTGAYEKVVGFIGRKLTVEFDRLNLPYTIPKTALVKTPTAESAYSPDVLLLNLDNLDNEPLFQKQSTVSQAASVPIVIEVVSTNWRDDYYNKFRDYEEMGIPEYWIADYAALGARKFIGNPKQPTIFVCELVDGEYQMTPFQGNTAISSPTFPQLNLTAQQIFDAAN, encoded by the coding sequence ATGACCCAAGCCTTGCCCAAATTACTCACCTTCAATGAATTTAGCGAATGGTATCCCAACGATGGTAAACGCTATGAATTGCACAAGGGAGTAATTGTTGAAATGCCACCCCCAACCGGAGCGTATGAAAAAGTTGTAGGATTTATAGGGCGTAAGCTAACTGTCGAGTTTGATCGCTTGAACCTTCCCTACACCATACCCAAAACCGCATTAGTCAAAACTCCTACTGCCGAATCAGCTTATTCGCCTGATGTGTTGCTGCTAAATCTTGATAATCTCGACAATGAACCGCTTTTTCAAAAACAGTCAACAGTAAGCCAAGCAGCATCGGTTCCAATAGTTATTGAAGTTGTTTCAACTAACTGGCGAGATGATTACTACAATAAATTTAGGGATTATGAGGAAATGGGCATTCCTGAATATTGGATTGCTGATTATGCTGCATTGGGTGCAAGAAAGTTTATTGGCAATCCCAAACAACCCACTATTTTTGTCTGCGAATTAGTTGATGGTGAATATCAAATGACACCGTTTCAAGGTAACACCGCAATTTCATCACCTACTTTTCCCCAATTAAATTTAACCGCACAACAGATTTTTGATGCGGCTAACTAA
- the proB gene encoding glutamate 5-kinase yields the protein MTKTIVVKIGTSSLTQPETGQLALSTIATLAETLCNLRRQGHRVILVSSGAVGVGCARLGLTERPKAIALKQAVAAVGQGRLIRIYDDLFTTLQQAIAQVLLTRSDLVQRSRYLNAYNTFQELLGLGVIPIVNENDTVAIDELKFGDNDTLSALVASLVEADWLFLLTDVDRLYSADPRSVPDARPIALVSSIKELAQLQIQTGSQGSQWGTGGMATKISATRIAIAAGVRTVITQGRFPRNIEKIIQGELIGTHFEPQPEPTSARKRWIAYGLVPAGKLYLDEGAIAAISLGGKSLLAAGIKAVEGEFDTQDAVQLCDSNGNEIARGLVNYNSNELQKIRGCHSREISTILGYAGVETVIHRDNLVLT from the coding sequence ATGACTAAAACAATTGTTGTCAAAATCGGCACATCTAGCCTAACTCAACCAGAAACGGGACAATTAGCACTTTCTACCATCGCTACCTTGGCGGAGACACTTTGTAATTTAAGACGCCAAGGACATCGGGTGATTTTGGTTTCTTCTGGTGCGGTGGGCGTGGGTTGTGCGCGGTTGGGTTTAACTGAACGTCCCAAAGCGATCGCACTCAAACAGGCTGTAGCAGCAGTTGGACAAGGTAGGTTAATCCGTATATATGATGATTTATTTACTACCCTCCAACAGGCGATCGCTCAAGTATTATTGACACGCAGTGATTTGGTACAGCGCAGCCGCTATCTCAACGCCTACAACACCTTCCAGGAACTACTGGGACTGGGAGTGATTCCTATAGTCAACGAAAATGATACCGTGGCAATAGACGAACTAAAGTTTGGTGATAATGATACTCTTTCGGCATTGGTTGCCAGTTTAGTAGAAGCAGATTGGCTATTTTTGCTCACCGATGTCGATAGGTTGTACTCAGCCGATCCGCGTTCTGTGCCAGATGCGCGGCCAATTGCTCTAGTTAGTAGCATTAAGGAATTAGCTCAATTACAGATACAAACAGGTTCCCAAGGTTCTCAGTGGGGTACTGGCGGGATGGCGACAAAAATTTCGGCTACGAGAATTGCCATTGCGGCTGGGGTGCGGACTGTAATTACCCAAGGGCGATTTCCTCGGAATATCGAAAAAATTATCCAAGGTGAACTGATTGGGACGCATTTTGAACCACAACCAGAACCAACTTCGGCGCGTAAACGTTGGATAGCTTACGGTCTAGTACCTGCGGGAAAATTGTATTTAGATGAAGGTGCGATCGCGGCAATTTCTCTAGGGGGAAAATCGTTATTAGCTGCTGGAATTAAAGCCGTAGAAGGAGAATTTGACACACAAGATGCGGTGCAATTATGTGACAGCAACGGTAACGAAATTGCCAGAGGACTTGTGAATTACAACAGCAATGAACTGCAAAAGATTCGTGGGTGTCATTCACGAGAAATTTCCACTATTTTAGGTTATGCAGGTGTGGAAACCGTGATTCATCGAGATAATTTGGTTTTGACTTAA
- a CDS encoding ROK family protein, which produces MTLILALDFGGTKLAAALVNVGSRKWLRYERCLSPVDADANTDLEIMRSLIYSLLQDAKPAAIGVSFGGPVDASTGTVRLSHHVPGWENIPLKRLLEEEFGVPVGVDNDANVAALGEHRFGAGQGYDSLFYVTVSTGVGGGWILNGQPWRGAGGMAGEIGHVVVDPAGPVCLCGKRGCVERLASGPYMAQNVREILQTKPQRREGIRSGEVLRRLVGDDLTLLTGQLVAEAAAAGDDLAKEVLHKAAWALGVGIGNVANLMNPQRFVLGGGVTKAGEYFWQVVRQVARETALPEVDFEVVPAVLGDDAPLWGGVALAEMGMA; this is translated from the coding sequence ATGACATTAATTTTAGCTCTCGATTTTGGCGGAACTAAGCTGGCGGCAGCATTGGTAAATGTTGGTTCGAGAAAGTGGTTACGTTATGAACGTTGTCTATCGCCAGTCGATGCAGATGCTAACACTGACTTAGAAATTATGCGATCGCTAATTTACTCTCTGCTACAAGATGCAAAACCTGCTGCGATCGGTGTCAGCTTTGGTGGCCCAGTGGATGCTTCCACAGGGACAGTGCGACTATCTCATCATGTCCCTGGATGGGAAAACATTCCTCTCAAAAGGTTGCTAGAGGAGGAGTTTGGTGTTCCTGTTGGTGTAGATAATGATGCTAACGTTGCTGCTTTGGGTGAACACCGTTTTGGTGCGGGACAGGGATACGATAGCCTGTTTTACGTTACTGTCAGCACTGGCGTGGGTGGTGGTTGGATACTCAATGGCCAGCCTTGGCGGGGTGCTGGTGGAATGGCTGGCGAAATTGGACACGTGGTTGTAGATCCGGCTGGGCCAGTTTGTTTGTGTGGTAAGCGGGGATGTGTGGAACGTTTGGCTTCAGGGCCTTATATGGCGCAAAATGTTAGGGAAATTTTGCAAACTAAACCGCAGAGGCGTGAAGGAATCAGAAGTGGAGAGGTTTTGAGGCGTTTGGTGGGGGATGATTTAACGTTGCTGACGGGACAGTTGGTAGCTGAAGCGGCGGCGGCTGGTGATGATTTGGCAAAGGAAGTTTTGCACAAAGCTGCTTGGGCGCTGGGTGTGGGTATTGGCAATGTAGCGAACTTGATGAATCCGCAGCGCTTTGTGTTGGGAGGCGGTGTGACGAAGGCGGGGGAGTATTTTTGGCAAGTGGTGCGTCAAGTGGCGCGGGAGACGGCTTTACCGGAAGTTGATTTTGAAGTTGTGCCCGCAGTGCTGGGGGATGATGCCCCATTGTGGGGTGGTGTGGCTTTAGCAGAAATGGGGATGGCTTGA